One Paraburkholderia sp. IMGN_8 DNA window includes the following coding sequences:
- a CDS encoding PAS domain-containing sensor histidine kinase, with protein sequence MLNRVRRATSVSSIVVRVLVTTVAVTAVLLLVLLAAASANTEFFDRYYQWLYAANLAVAMIFLLVVATLVIIIIARLRKGKFGTRLLAKLAFFMALVGVVPGGIIYVVSYQFVSRSIESWFDVNVETALTSGLNLGRGMLDASLSDLQTKGRLMSEQLASADAAGTTLTLLRLRDQFGVQDATIVEPTRSMSGATPDMHVVAQASGNFATLVPNDLPTPLMIDQARGRGYAAIEGEVDGDPHAHGSKGALRLRVVQRIPDSNASLLQPTERFLQLTQPVSPSLARNADAVQRAYREYQEKALGRTGLRKMYIGTLTLALFLATFIAMMLALALGNQLARPLFLLAQGTKEVTEGDYTPKREIKSRDELGFLTQSFNAMTRQLSEARAAVENNRIALEHSKAYLESILANLTAGVFVFDRQFRLTTANRGAERIFRQPFQEVLGSALEQIGVLSEFGGMVRKAFADREAASGDGHDDRGHWQQQFSVQVPDETEPLTLLVRGARLVSATERDAEDMQTSGYVVVFDDISDVISAQRSIAWGEVARRLAHEIKNPLTPIQLSAERLQMKLADKLSPSDADVLKRGATTIVNQVAAMKQMVDNFRDYARTPPAVLAHLQLNDLVSEVLTLYGIEEGKSAIQVELAELPVIRGDATQLRQVIHNLLQNAQDAVADVEQPRVLLETRTVEYGDPDAEGKVRVAVRLTVSDNGPGFPTRILTRAFEPYVTTKAKGTGLGLAMVKKIVDEHGARIDIRNRMKAGDVIEGAQISILFLQLADDAAAPEAGPRAAHSSVSQGTTKATVQTRAA encoded by the coding sequence GTGCTAAATAGAGTGCGCCGCGCCACCAGTGTCAGCAGCATCGTCGTGCGCGTGCTGGTGACTACGGTCGCCGTGACGGCCGTGCTGCTGCTCGTGCTGCTCGCGGCCGCGAGCGCGAACACCGAATTCTTCGACCGTTATTACCAGTGGCTGTATGCAGCCAATCTCGCCGTTGCGATGATCTTTTTGCTGGTGGTGGCGACGCTCGTCATCATCATCATTGCCCGGCTTCGCAAGGGCAAATTCGGCACGCGGCTGCTCGCGAAACTCGCGTTCTTCATGGCGCTGGTCGGCGTGGTGCCGGGCGGGATCATTTACGTCGTGTCGTATCAGTTCGTGTCGCGCAGTATCGAATCGTGGTTTGACGTGAACGTTGAAACCGCACTGACCTCGGGGCTGAACCTCGGCCGCGGCATGCTCGACGCGTCGCTGTCGGATCTGCAGACCAAGGGCCGTTTGATGTCCGAGCAGCTGGCGAGCGCGGATGCGGCCGGCACGACGCTCACGCTCTTGCGCTTGCGCGATCAGTTCGGCGTGCAGGACGCGACGATCGTCGAACCTACGCGCAGCATGTCGGGCGCGACGCCGGATATGCATGTGGTCGCGCAGGCATCCGGCAATTTCGCGACGCTGGTGCCGAACGATTTGCCCACACCGCTGATGATCGACCAGGCGCGCGGACGTGGCTATGCGGCGATCGAAGGCGAAGTGGACGGCGATCCGCACGCGCATGGCAGCAAGGGCGCATTGCGGCTGCGCGTCGTGCAGCGCATTCCGGATTCGAACGCGTCGCTGTTACAGCCCACCGAACGCTTCCTGCAACTGACGCAGCCGGTCTCGCCGTCGCTCGCACGCAATGCCGATGCGGTGCAGCGCGCGTATCGCGAGTACCAGGAGAAGGCGCTGGGCCGCACCGGCTTGCGCAAGATGTACATCGGCACACTGACGCTTGCGCTGTTCCTCGCGACCTTCATCGCGATGATGCTGGCGCTCGCGCTCGGCAATCAGCTTGCGCGGCCGTTGTTCCTGCTCGCGCAGGGCACCAAGGAAGTGACCGAGGGCGACTACACGCCGAAGCGCGAAATCAAGTCGCGCGACGAACTGGGCTTCCTCACGCAGTCGTTCAACGCGATGACGCGGCAGCTTTCCGAAGCACGCGCGGCGGTCGAGAACAACCGCATCGCGCTCGAGCATTCGAAGGCATATCTCGAAAGCATTCTCGCGAACCTGACCGCGGGCGTGTTCGTATTCGACCGGCAGTTCCGCCTCACCACCGCGAACCGCGGCGCCGAGCGGATCTTCCGTCAACCGTTCCAGGAGGTGTTGGGTTCGGCGCTCGAACAGATCGGCGTGTTGAGCGAATTCGGCGGCATGGTGCGCAAGGCCTTTGCCGATCGTGAAGCGGCAAGCGGCGACGGTCACGACGACCGCGGCCATTGGCAGCAGCAATTCTCGGTGCAGGTGCCCGACGAAACCGAGCCGCTCACCTTGCTGGTGCGCGGCGCGCGCCTCGTGTCCGCCACCGAGCGCGACGCCGAAGACATGCAGACCTCGGGCTACGTCGTCGTGTTCGACGACATCTCCGACGTGATCTCGGCGCAGCGTTCGATCGCGTGGGGCGAAGTCGCGCGGCGGCTCGCGCATGAGATCAAGAATCCGCTCACGCCGATCCAGCTCTCGGCTGAGCGCTTGCAGATGAAGCTCGCCGACAAGCTGTCGCCGTCGGACGCCGACGTGCTCAAGCGTGGCGCGACCACGATCGTGAACCAGGTCGCGGCGATGAAGCAGATGGTCGACAATTTCCGCGACTATGCGCGTACGCCGCCGGCGGTGCTCGCGCATCTGCAACTGAACGATCTGGTCAGCGAAGTGCTCACGTTGTACGGTATCGAGGAAGGCAAGAGCGCGATTCAAGTGGAACTCGCGGAGCTTCCGGTGATTCGCGGCGACGCGACGCAATTGCGTCAGGTGATTCACAACCTGCTGCAGAACGCGCAGGATGCAGTGGCCGACGTTGAGCAACCACGTGTGTTGCTCGAGACGAGGACAGTAGAATACGGAGACCCCGACGCGGAAGGCAAAGTACGCGTCGCGGTGCGTCTGACGGTGTCGGATAACGGACCGGGCTTCCCTACGCGTATCCTGACACGTGCATTCGAACCTTACGTGACGACCAAGGCCAAAGGTACGGGTCTCGGTCTTGCGATGGTCAAGAAGATCGTCGACGAACACGGCGCGCGGATCGACATTCGCAACCGCATGAAAGCGGGCGATGTGATCGAAGGCGCGCAGATCTCGATCCTCTTCCTTCAACTGGCAGACGATGCTGCGGCACCTGAAGCGGGGCCGCGGGCGGCGCACAGCAGTGTGTCGCAGGGAACGACAAAAGCAACAGTGCAGACAAGGGCAGCGTAA
- the queC gene encoding 7-cyano-7-deazaguanine synthase QueC, producing MIRKDAKRSALVLFSGGQDSATCLAWALERYETVETLGFDYGQRHRVELECREGFRHAVVRAFPAWADRLGDDHMIDLSVLGSISDTAMTREIEIEATANGLPNTFVPGRNLMFMTIAAAIAYRRGLQVLVGGMCETDFSGYPDCRDDTMKALQVTLNLGMDKRFLLETPLMWLDKADTWRLAHELGGDELVELVRVETHTCYLGERAELHAWGFGCGECPACRLRKRGYEAYLAGEKVTEPV from the coding sequence GTGATCCGCAAAGACGCTAAACGTAGCGCTCTGGTGCTGTTTTCCGGCGGCCAGGATTCCGCCACGTGCCTCGCCTGGGCGCTCGAACGTTATGAAACGGTCGAAACGCTCGGCTTCGATTACGGTCAACGGCACCGGGTCGAACTCGAATGCCGCGAAGGTTTTCGTCACGCTGTGGTGCGCGCTTTTCCAGCATGGGCCGACCGCCTCGGCGACGATCACATGATCGATCTGTCGGTCCTCGGTTCGATCAGCGATACCGCGATGACGCGTGAGATCGAGATCGAAGCCACCGCGAACGGTTTGCCGAATACGTTCGTGCCGGGCCGCAATCTGATGTTCATGACAATCGCCGCGGCCATCGCGTATCGGCGTGGCTTGCAGGTGCTGGTCGGCGGGATGTGCGAGACGGATTTCTCGGGCTACCCCGATTGCCGCGACGATACGATGAAGGCATTGCAGGTCACGCTGAACCTCGGCATGGACAAGCGCTTCCTGCTCGAAACGCCGCTGATGTGGCTCGACAAGGCCGACACGTGGCGTCTCGCGCACGAGCTGGGCGGCGACGAACTGGTTGAACTGGTGCGCGTCGAAACGCATACCTGCTACCTCGGCGAGCGCGCAGAATTGCATGCGTGGGGCTTCGGTTGCGGCGAATGCCCCGCGTGCCGCTTGCGCAAGCGGGGCTACGAAGCGTATCTGGCCGGCGAGAAGGTTACCGAGCCGGTTTGA
- the fmt gene encoding methionyl-tRNA formyltransferase has product MSHSLRVIFAGTPEFAAAALAAIHSAGFSVPLVLTQPDRPAGRGMKLQASPVKRYAQEHGLAVAQPPSLRRAGKFPAEAAAAIDLLCATPHDVMVVAAYGLILPQEVLDIPPYGCINIHASLLPRWRGAAPIHRAIEAGDAETGITLMQMDVGLDTGAMISEARTSISEDDTTATLHDRLAQDGAKLIVDALIELERNGKLPATPQPAEGATYAEKIGKHEAALDWRKPADVLARQVRAFDPFPGGVATLDDGTSAKIWAAAPVETQGNSAPGTITDVSPEGVVVACGEGALRLTQLQKPGGKRLPVREFLAGATLAAGQRFQLPEGQ; this is encoded by the coding sequence ATGAGTCATTCGTTGCGCGTCATCTTTGCCGGTACACCGGAGTTCGCCGCGGCCGCGCTGGCCGCGATCCACAGCGCCGGTTTTTCGGTGCCGCTCGTGCTGACCCAGCCCGACCGGCCCGCCGGACGCGGGATGAAATTGCAGGCGAGCCCGGTGAAGCGCTATGCGCAGGAGCATGGGCTCGCTGTCGCGCAGCCGCCTTCGCTGCGCCGCGCCGGCAAATTTCCGGCCGAAGCCGCCGCCGCCATCGACCTGCTGTGCGCTACACCGCACGACGTGATGGTGGTGGCCGCTTATGGCCTGATCCTGCCGCAGGAAGTGCTGGATATCCCGCCGTATGGCTGTATCAACATTCACGCATCGTTGTTGCCGCGCTGGCGCGGCGCCGCGCCGATCCATCGGGCGATCGAAGCGGGTGACGCGGAAACAGGCATCACGCTGATGCAAATGGATGTCGGCCTCGACACCGGCGCGATGATCTCCGAAGCGCGCACGTCGATCTCCGAAGACGACACCACGGCCACCTTGCACGACCGGCTTGCGCAAGACGGCGCGAAGCTGATCGTCGACGCGTTGATCGAGCTCGAGCGCAACGGCAAGCTGCCGGCAACCCCGCAACCGGCCGAAGGCGCGACGTACGCGGAAAAGATCGGCAAACATGAGGCCGCGCTCGACTGGCGCAAGCCGGCCGACGTTCTCGCGCGCCAGGTGCGCGCATTCGACCCGTTTCCCGGCGGCGTGGCCACGCTGGACGACGGCACGTCAGCGAAGATCTGGGCGGCGGCTCCCGTAGAGACGCAAGGCAACAGCGCGCCCGGCACGATCACCGATGTTTCGCCCGAAGGCGTGGTCGTGGCCTGCGGAGAAGGCGCGCTGCGTCTCACGCAATTGCAGAAACCTGGCGGCAAGCGCTTGCCGGTGCGCGAATTCCTGGCCGGCGCGACGCTGGCCGCGGGGCAGCGTTTCCAGCTTCCCGAAGGGCAATAA
- the htpX gene encoding zinc metalloprotease HtpX, whose protein sequence is MFNWVKTAMLMAAITALFIVIGGMIGGSRGMTIALVIALGMNFFSYWFSDKMVLRMYNAQEVDEASAPQFYRMVRELSTRAGLPMPRVYLINEDAPNAFATGRNPEHAAVAATTGILRVLSEREMRGVMAHELAHVKHRDILISTVSATMAGAISALANFAMFFGGRDENGRPSNPIASIAVALLAPIAGALIQMAISRAREFEADRGGAQISGDPQALASALDKIHRYASGIPFPTAEQHPATAQMMIMNPLSGGGIANLFSTHPATEERIARLMEMARTGRFE, encoded by the coding sequence ATGTTTAATTGGGTCAAAACCGCGATGTTGATGGCCGCGATCACGGCCCTTTTCATCGTGATCGGCGGGATGATCGGCGGGTCGCGCGGCATGACGATCGCGCTCGTGATCGCCCTTGGAATGAATTTCTTCTCGTACTGGTTCTCGGACAAGATGGTCCTGCGCATGTACAACGCGCAGGAAGTCGACGAAGCCAGCGCGCCGCAGTTCTACCGGATGGTGCGCGAGCTTTCCACGCGTGCCGGCCTGCCGATGCCGCGCGTCTACCTGATCAACGAAGACGCGCCAAACGCGTTCGCCACCGGCCGCAATCCGGAGCACGCGGCGGTTGCCGCGACCACCGGCATCCTACGGGTGCTGTCCGAGCGCGAAATGCGCGGCGTGATGGCACACGAACTGGCGCACGTGAAGCACCGCGACATCCTGATTTCGACCGTCTCGGCAACCATGGCCGGCGCCATTTCCGCGCTGGCGAACTTTGCGATGTTCTTCGGTGGCCGCGATGAAAACGGCCGTCCGTCGAATCCGATCGCGAGCATTGCCGTCGCGTTGCTCGCGCCGATCGCCGGCGCCCTGATCCAGATGGCGATTTCGCGCGCGCGTGAATTCGAAGCGGACCGCGGCGGCGCGCAGATTTCCGGCGACCCGCAGGCGCTCGCGTCGGCGCTCGACAAGATTCATCGCTATGCAAGCGGCATTCCGTTTCCGACAGCCGAGCAGCATCCGGCCACCGCTCAGATGATGATCATGAATCCGCTGTCGGGCGGCGGCATCGCGAATCTGTTTTCGACGCACCCGGCCACCGAGGAACGGATCGCCCGGTTGATGGAAATGGCGCGCACCGGGCGCTTCGAATAA
- the def gene encoding peptide deformylase, with product MALLNIINYPDKRLHKIAKPVEVVNDRIRRLVADMAETMYAAPGVGLAATQVDVHERVVVIDVSDAHDELLAFINPEIIWSSDERKLSEEGCLSVPGIYDNVERAEKVRVRALNEKGETFEMDCEGLLAVCIQHEMDHLIGRVFVEYLSSLKQTRIKSKMKKLAHAM from the coding sequence ATGGCTTTACTGAACATCATCAATTACCCGGACAAACGGCTGCACAAGATCGCGAAGCCGGTCGAAGTGGTCAACGACCGCATCCGCCGGCTTGTCGCCGACATGGCCGAAACGATGTACGCCGCGCCCGGCGTCGGTCTCGCCGCGACCCAGGTGGACGTGCACGAGCGCGTGGTCGTGATCGACGTGTCGGACGCGCACGACGAACTGCTCGCCTTCATCAACCCGGAAATCATCTGGTCGAGCGACGAGAGGAAGCTTTCGGAAGAAGGCTGTCTTTCGGTGCCTGGCATTTACGACAACGTCGAGCGCGCCGAGAAAGTGCGCGTGCGGGCGCTGAACGAGAAGGGCGAAACCTTCGAGATGGACTGCGAAGGCTTGCTCGCGGTCTGCATCCAGCACGAAATGGATCACCTGATAGGCCGCGTGTTCGTCGAGTACCTGTCGTCGCTGAAGCAGACGCGTATCAAGAGCAAGATGAAGAAGCTCGCCCACGCGATGTAA
- the esaR gene encoding response regulator transcription factor EsaR, with the protein MATILVVDDEMGIRELLSEILSDEGHVVEAAENAQEARDFRLRQAPDLVLLDIWMPDTDGVTLLKEWAAQGQLTMPVIMMSGHATIDTAVEATKIGALNFLEKPIALQKLLKAVEQGLARGNAASAPGGVAAKPVVPTNASAVASAAALPMLSSDGIGSGALAAQTASISFDIPLRDARDAFERAYFEYHLARENGSMTRVAEKTGLERTHLYRKLKQLGVDLGKNKGE; encoded by the coding sequence ATGGCAACCATCCTGGTGGTAGATGATGAAATGGGCATCCGGGAATTGCTCTCGGAGATCCTGAGCGACGAGGGGCATGTCGTGGAGGCCGCGGAAAACGCGCAGGAGGCGCGCGATTTCCGTTTGCGCCAGGCGCCCGATCTGGTATTGCTCGACATCTGGATGCCCGATACCGACGGCGTGACCTTGCTCAAGGAGTGGGCCGCGCAAGGGCAACTGACCATGCCGGTGATCATGATGTCCGGCCACGCAACCATCGATACGGCGGTCGAAGCGACCAAGATCGGCGCGCTCAATTTTCTCGAGAAACCGATCGCGTTGCAGAAGCTGTTGAAGGCGGTCGAGCAAGGGCTGGCGCGTGGCAATGCAGCAAGTGCGCCGGGCGGCGTGGCAGCCAAGCCGGTCGTGCCGACCAATGCGTCGGCAGTGGCTTCAGCGGCGGCGTTGCCGATGCTGTCGTCGGACGGCATCGGCAGCGGCGCATTGGCTGCGCAAACGGCGTCGATCTCGTTCGATATCCCGCTGCGCGATGCACGTGATGCTTTCGAGCGCGCGTACTTCGAATATCACCTCGCACGTGAGAACGGCAGTATGACGCGCGTTGCGGAGAAGACCGGTTTGGAGCGCACGCACCTGTATCGCAAGCTCAAGCAGCTCGGCGTCGATCTCGGCAAGAACAAAGGGGAGTGA
- a CDS encoding LysE family translocator, producing MFGITHFEFFVVAVFLLNVTPGPDTAYIVGRSVAQGRGAGLMSALGISAGCCVHSLACAFGLTALLAASATAFTVIKFVGAIYLIYLGVRLIFAKPAADAAAGEARAAGAPKSLRQLFLQGFWTNVLNPKVVLFFVSFFPQFVTTGSDHKALAFLTLGVVFVVMSMIWNSFVAWIAGSVTRRFSGKPSVKKWLDRGVGSAFVGLGIKLATASR from the coding sequence ATGTTCGGCATCACCCATTTCGAGTTTTTTGTCGTCGCCGTCTTTCTGCTGAACGTGACGCCCGGGCCGGATACGGCCTATATCGTCGGGCGCAGCGTCGCGCAGGGCCGTGGCGCGGGCCTGATGTCCGCGCTTGGTATCTCCGCCGGTTGCTGCGTTCATTCGCTTGCCTGCGCGTTCGGTTTGACGGCGCTGCTGGCCGCGTCGGCCACCGCGTTCACCGTCATCAAGTTTGTCGGCGCTATTTATCTGATCTATCTGGGCGTGCGGTTGATTTTCGCGAAACCAGCGGCAGACGCAGCGGCTGGCGAAGCACGTGCTGCGGGTGCGCCGAAATCGCTGCGTCAGTTGTTCCTGCAAGGCTTCTGGACCAACGTGCTGAATCCGAAAGTGGTGCTGTTTTTCGTGTCGTTTTTCCCGCAGTTCGTGACGACCGGCAGCGACCACAAAGCGCTCGCCTTCCTCACGCTCGGCGTGGTGTTCGTCGTGATGAGCATGATCTGGAACAGTTTTGTCGCGTGGATCGCGGGCAGTGTGACGCGGCGCTTTTCCGGCAAGCCGTCGGTGAAGAAGTGGCTGGATCGCGGCGTCGGTAGCGCATTCGTCGGCTTGGGCATCAAGCTCGCCACCGCATCGAGATGA
- a CDS encoding DUF4390 domain-containing protein: protein MTIKRFFPLRLAAVLWIALAVWLAAPGVAHADSIAVQRASLQSDGTGWNLDARFDFDLNSNLEDAVNKGIPLYFTTDFELSRPRWYWFDEQPVSVSQSIRLSFQPLTREYRVSSVSSGGLQLGFTTLKDALAVIKHVTSWHVIDRNQVHTGETYNASVRMQLDIALMPKPFQIDAVNNRDWNLSSEWKRFTFTVTERAK, encoded by the coding sequence GTGACCATCAAACGCTTCTTCCCGCTTCGGCTCGCAGCCGTGCTCTGGATCGCGCTGGCCGTATGGCTTGCCGCACCGGGCGTGGCGCACGCTGACTCGATCGCGGTGCAGCGTGCGTCGCTGCAATCCGACGGTACCGGCTGGAACCTCGACGCGCGCTTTGACTTCGATCTGAACAGCAACCTCGAAGACGCTGTCAATAAAGGCATTCCGCTTTACTTCACGACCGATTTCGAACTGAGCCGGCCGCGCTGGTACTGGTTCGACGAGCAGCCGGTGAGCGTGTCGCAGAGCATCCGCCTGTCGTTCCAGCCGCTCACGCGTGAGTACCGCGTGTCGAGCGTGTCGTCGGGCGGTTTGCAGCTCGGCTTCACTACGCTCAAAGACGCACTCGCGGTGATCAAGCACGTCACCTCGTGGCATGTGATCGACCGCAATCAGGTGCATACCGGCGAGACTTACAACGCCTCCGTGCGCATGCAACTCGACATCGCGCTGATGCCCAAGCCGTTCCAGATCGACGCTGTGAACAACCGCGACTGGAATCTCTCATCTGAATGGAAGCGCTTTACCTTCACGGTGACCGAACGTGCTAAATAG
- the queE gene encoding 7-carboxy-7-deazaguanine synthase has protein sequence MTYAVKEIFYTLQGEGANAGRPAVFCRFAGCNLWSGREEDRGEAVCRFCDTDFVGTDGENGGKYRTAEELVQMIASLWPEGEGERFVVCTGGEPMLQIDQPFVDALHAAGFEIAIETNGSLPVLETIDWICVSPKADAPLVVTKGNELKVVIPQDNQRLSDYAKLDFEYFLVQPMDGPSRDLNTKLAIDWCKRHPQWRLSMQTHKYLNIP, from the coding sequence ATGACGTACGCGGTCAAGGAAATCTTCTACACATTACAGGGCGAGGGCGCGAATGCCGGGCGTCCGGCCGTGTTCTGCCGGTTCGCCGGCTGCAATCTGTGGTCGGGCCGCGAAGAAGATCGCGGGGAGGCTGTGTGCCGCTTCTGCGATACTGATTTCGTCGGCACCGACGGCGAGAACGGCGGCAAGTACCGCACCGCCGAAGAGCTGGTGCAGATGATTGCGTCCCTGTGGCCGGAAGGCGAGGGCGAACGCTTCGTGGTGTGCACGGGCGGCGAACCGATGCTGCAAATCGATCAGCCGTTCGTCGATGCGCTGCATGCCGCCGGTTTCGAAATCGCCATCGAAACCAATGGCTCGCTGCCAGTGCTCGAGACGATCGACTGGATCTGCGTGAGCCCGAAGGCCGACGCGCCGCTCGTCGTTACCAAAGGCAACGAACTGAAGGTCGTGATTCCGCAGGACAACCAGCGGCTGTCCGACTATGCGAAGCTCGACTTCGAGTATTTCCTCGTCCAGCCGATGGACGGCCCGTCACGCGACCTCAACACCAAGCTCGCGATCGACTGGTGCAAACGCCATCCGCAATGGCGCCTGTCGATGCAGACCCACAAGTATCTGAACATTCCCTGA
- the rsmB gene encoding 16S rRNA (cytosine(967)-C(5))-methyltransferase RsmB — protein sequence MTPKPSSRSASQSARPRESRLSMLHLAPESLGFALDCAGQAVGAVRLGAALPAALQSVFVSAPEGSAAAARGAVQDIAYRTMRRLATAEWLIAKLVKKAPPPHVGHVLACALALLVDDEASAAYAPFTVVDQAVSAIAARREFAFAKGLVNAVLRNFLRERETLLSALQADEVARWNYPAWWIDAVKRAWPDAWQAVLAAGNTQGPLTLRVNARHSTVDAYLQVLQDRHIAASKAGDYAVKLTTPMPVDRIPGFSDGVVSVQDAGAQLAAQLLGVRDGMRVLDACAAPGGKTGHLLELANLQLIALESDASRARRIGENLQRLKLEAEVRIGDAGQPSKWHDDIDQPFDRILADVPCSASGIVRRHPDIRWLRRASDIPALVAEQRRILDALWPLVKPGGELLYVTCSIFPEEGELQAQWFGDKYQDAVRLDAPGQLLPTVSRAPADTSADSYAGHAAEDGAGSNSDHDGFFYARFQKR from the coding sequence ATGACTCCAAAGCCTTCTTCGCGTTCTGCTTCCCAATCGGCGCGTCCGCGCGAATCACGTCTGTCGATGCTGCATCTCGCGCCCGAATCGCTTGGTTTTGCGCTCGATTGCGCGGGCCAGGCCGTCGGCGCCGTGCGCCTCGGCGCCGCCTTGCCGGCCGCCCTGCAATCCGTGTTCGTGTCAGCGCCTGAGGGCAGCGCCGCCGCTGCGCGCGGCGCCGTGCAGGACATCGCGTACCGCACGATGCGGCGTCTGGCGACCGCCGAATGGCTGATCGCGAAGCTGGTGAAGAAGGCGCCGCCGCCGCACGTCGGTCACGTGCTCGCGTGCGCGCTGGCCTTGCTCGTCGACGATGAAGCGAGTGCCGCTTACGCGCCGTTCACCGTCGTCGATCAGGCCGTCAGCGCAATCGCCGCACGTCGTGAATTCGCGTTCGCGAAGGGGCTCGTCAACGCCGTGCTGCGCAATTTCCTACGCGAGCGTGAGACGCTGCTGAGCGCATTGCAGGCCGACGAAGTGGCGCGCTGGAATTACCCGGCGTGGTGGATCGACGCAGTCAAGCGCGCCTGGCCCGACGCGTGGCAAGCGGTGCTCGCCGCCGGCAACACGCAAGGCCCGCTGACGCTGCGCGTGAACGCACGCCACTCGACAGTCGACGCGTATCTTCAAGTGCTGCAAGACCGTCACATCGCCGCGAGCAAGGCCGGCGACTACGCGGTCAAGTTGACCACGCCGATGCCGGTCGACCGGATTCCCGGCTTCAGCGACGGCGTCGTGTCCGTGCAGGATGCCGGCGCGCAACTCGCGGCGCAACTGCTCGGCGTGCGCGACGGCATGCGCGTGCTCGATGCGTGCGCGGCGCCGGGCGGCAAGACCGGTCATTTGCTCGAACTCGCCAACCTTCAGCTCATCGCGCTCGAAAGCGACGCGTCGCGCGCACGTCGCATCGGCGAAAATTTGCAGCGGCTGAAGCTCGAAGCAGAAGTGCGCATCGGCGATGCGGGCCAGCCGTCAAAATGGCATGACGACATCGACCAGCCCTTCGACCGTATTCTTGCCGACGTGCCGTGTTCCGCATCGGGCATCGTGCGGCGTCATCCGGATATTCGCTGGCTGCGTCGCGCGTCCGATATTCCCGCGCTGGTCGCCGAACAGCGCCGCATTCTCGACGCGCTGTGGCCGCTCGTGAAGCCGGGCGGCGAGTTGCTCTACGTTACGTGTTCGATCTTCCCCGAAGAAGGCGAGTTGCAGGCACAGTGGTTTGGAGACAAGTACCAGGATGCGGTACGATTGGACGCGCCGGGGCAACTTTTACCCACAGTTTCCCGCGCGCCCGCCGACACATCGGCCGATTCCTATGCCGGACATGCCGCTGAAGATGGCGCCGGCTCGAACTCAGACCACGACGGATTTTTCTACGCGCGCTTTCAGAAACGGTGA